The Tepidibacter aestuarii genome contains a region encoding:
- a CDS encoding type II secretion system F family protein: MPNYKYTAIDKSGKRIEGKYTANSKEEVLSMLRQNNYYPMKVEENKGSKEIRIGDFFRKIKTKDIAIFCRQFYTLLNAGITIISCLDILRVQTENKKFAKIIGDVHDDVQKGLTFSESLKKQKHVFPELLINMVEAGEVSGNLDVIMERMSFHYEKENKINNKVKGAMAYPIILSIVAVVVVTFLLTFVMPTFVGMFESSGVKLPLPTRILLSISESIKKYWYIHFFTLFMVIYAIIKYAKSERGKMLIGIINFRIPIVKGITQKIITSRFTRTLSTLLSSGVPLIHALEIVAKIVGNIIVEKGILEAKEEVRKGIDLASPLEKIGVFPPMVTSMIKIGEESGSLDEILEKTADFYDEELETALGQITTLIEPIMIIVMGGAVGFIVIAMMLPMFDMVNTIEM; encoded by the coding sequence ATGCCCAATTATAAATACACAGCTATAGATAAATCGGGTAAGAGAATTGAAGGAAAGTATACAGCAAATTCCAAGGAAGAAGTTTTGTCAATGTTAAGGCAAAATAATTATTATCCTATGAAAGTAGAAGAAAATAAAGGAAGTAAAGAGATAAGAATTGGAGATTTTTTTAGAAAAATAAAAACTAAGGACATAGCGATTTTTTGTAGGCAGTTTTATACATTACTAAATGCAGGTATTACAATAATAAGCTGTTTAGATATTTTAAGAGTTCAAACTGAGAATAAAAAATTTGCAAAAATTATTGGAGATGTGCATGATGATGTTCAGAAAGGACTTACATTTTCAGAAAGTCTTAAAAAACAAAAACATGTATTTCCAGAACTACTTATTAACATGGTAGAAGCAGGAGAAGTAAGTGGTAACTTAGATGTAATAATGGAGAGAATGTCTTTCCATTATGAAAAGGAAAATAAAATTAATAATAAAGTAAAGGGTGCTATGGCATATCCTATAATACTTAGTATAGTAGCAGTTGTTGTTGTAACATTCTTACTAACATTCGTTATGCCGACGTTTGTTGGAATGTTTGAAAGCAGTGGAGTTAAACTACCTCTTCCAACAAGAATACTTCTTAGTATAAGTGAGAGTATAAAAAAGTACTGGTATATACATTTTTTTACACTTTTCATGGTAATTTATGCTATAATTAAATATGCAAAAAGTGAAAGAGGAAAGATGTTAATAGGGATTATAAACTTTAGAATACCTATAGTTAAGGGGATAACACAAAAGATAATTACATCAAGATTTACAAGAACATTATCGACATTATTATCAAGTGGAGTACCGTTAATACATGCACTTGAAATTGTAGCAAAAATTGTAGGAAATATAATTGTAGAAAAAGGAATACTTGAAGCTAAAGAAGAGGTTAGAAAAGGTATAGACCTTGCGAGTCCTCTTGAGAAGATAGGAGTATTTCCACCAATGGTTACTTCTATGATAAAAATAGGAGAAGAATCAGGTTCACTTGATGAAATTCTTGAAAAGACGGCTGATTTTTATGATGAAGAACTAGAAACAGCATTGGGACAAATAACAACACTAATTGAGCCGATTATGATTATAGTTATGGGTGGTGCTGTTGGATTTATTGTTATAGCTATGATGTTACCTATGTTTGATATGGTGAATACTATAGAAATGTAA
- a CDS encoding prepilin peptidase: MNFIILTLGLLIGSFLNVCIYRIPRNESISFPPSHCLKCSTNLNPIDLIPVLSFIWTRGKCRYCSEKISNRYPLVEILNALIYLILYLKFSITILFIKYALLSSILIVISFIDYDHQIIPDEIVIFGIILTFILHTLYNFKWNILNGTIGLLIGGGLFLIIALVTNGAMGGGDIKLMGMLGFSLGYKYILLITLLSFIIGAAASLILIFLKIKSRKDFIPFGPFIAMAALVTIYFGDEIINWYLLKIIS, encoded by the coding sequence ATGAATTTCATAATTTTAACCCTAGGCCTTCTCATAGGCTCATTTTTAAATGTGTGTATATATAGAATACCAAGAAATGAATCTATTTCATTTCCACCATCTCACTGCCTAAAATGTAGTACTAATCTAAACCCTATTGATTTAATTCCAGTATTAAGCTTTATTTGGACAAGGGGTAAGTGCAGATATTGTAGTGAAAAAATATCTAATAGATATCCTTTAGTTGAAATATTAAATGCATTAATTTATTTAATATTATATTTAAAATTTAGTATAACCATTTTATTTATAAAATATGCTCTTTTATCTAGCATTCTTATAGTTATAAGCTTTATAGATTATGATCACCAGATTATACCTGATGAAATTGTAATATTTGGAATTATATTGACTTTTATCCTACATACATTATATAACTTTAAATGGAATATTTTAAATGGAACGATAGGACTACTTATTGGTGGAGGATTGTTTTTAATTATTGCACTTGTAACTAATGGAGCTATGGGTGGTGGTGATATTAAGCTCATGGGAATGTTAGGATTTAGTTTAGGATATAAATATATTCTTTTGATAACATTATTATCTTTTATTATAGGAGCAGCTGCTTCGTTAATATTAATATTTCTTAAAATAAAAAGTAGAAAAGATTTCATTCCGTTTGGACCTTTTATAGCCATGGCAGCTCTTGTAACAATCTATTTTGGAGATGAAATTATAAATTGGTATTTACTCAAAATAATAAGCTAG
- a CDS encoding type IV pilus twitching motility protein PilT has protein sequence MNIYDLLKKTIELGASDLHITVGYQPVMRINGKLSKYGEDILLPDDNLSLVKQILDEEKFKKLEEKGEMDTSISYHKLGRFRVNIYKQRGTYCMAIRSVALEIPSMEILGLPPIIKELSKKQRGLVLVTGPTGSGKSTTLASMIDYINKNRSAHILTLEDPIEYLHKHNKSIVNQREIGTDSKSFSNALRSSLRQDPDVILVGEMRDLETISIALTAAETGHLVFSTLHTIGAAKTIDRIIDAFPSHQQPQILVQLSAVLEGVVSQQLIQKEDGSGRVAALEVMVVNTAIRNLIREGKTHQIQTSIQTGTKFGMQTMDSDLRNLYLKGIISRESLLTYAVDKDMVSRYI, from the coding sequence ATGAATATATATGATTTACTTAAAAAAACAATAGAATTAGGTGCATCAGATCTTCATATAACAGTTGGATACCAACCTGTTATGAGAATAAATGGAAAACTGAGTAAGTATGGGGAAGACATATTATTACCAGATGATAATTTGAGTTTAGTAAAGCAAATATTAGATGAAGAGAAATTTAAGAAATTAGAAGAAAAAGGAGAAATGGATACATCCATTTCTTATCATAAACTAGGAAGATTTAGAGTAAATATATATAAACAAAGAGGAACGTATTGCATGGCTATAAGATCTGTAGCTTTAGAAATACCAAGTATGGAAATACTAGGTCTTCCACCTATTATAAAAGAATTATCTAAAAAACAAAGAGGTCTAGTTCTTGTAACAGGACCTACAGGAAGCGGAAAATCGACAACACTCGCATCAATGATTGATTATATAAATAAAAATAGAAGTGCTCACATATTAACATTAGAAGATCCTATAGAATATCTTCATAAGCACAATAAGAGTATCGTTAACCAAAGAGAAATAGGTACTGATTCTAAATCATTTTCAAATGCTTTAAGATCCTCTTTAAGACAGGATCCGGATGTAATATTAGTTGGAGAGATGAGAGATTTAGAAACAATATCAATAGCCTTAACAGCAGCAGAAACAGGACATTTAGTATTTTCAACACTTCATACTATAGGTGCTGCTAAAACTATAGATAGAATAATAGATGCTTTTCCATCACATCAGCAACCTCAGATATTAGTACAGCTATCTGCAGTTCTTGAAGGTGTTGTATCTCAACAATTAATTCAAAAAGAGGATGGAAGTGGAAGGGTTGCTGCCCTTGAGGTAATGGTAGTAAATACAGCAATAAGAAATCTAATAAGAGAAGGAAAAACACATCAAATACAAACATCTATACAAACAGGAACAAAATTTGGAATGCAGACTATGGACAGTGATCTAAGGAATTTATATTTAAAAGGTATTATATCAAGAGAATCATTGTTAACTTATGCAGTAGACAAGGATATGGTTAGTAGATACATATAG
- a CDS encoding competence type IV pilus major pilin ComGC produces the protein MIKAIQKKLNNKKGFTLIELIVVLAILGIIAAIAVPKFTKVQDTAKEKADIATAAMIEKAAETYFISETNPSTSITIEQLVTNDYLDKTPIAQQKGKEFTLTIDDDGDATVTITEKSE, from the coding sequence ATGATAAAAGCAATTCAAAAAAAATTAAATAACAAAAAAGGATTTACTTTAATAGAACTTATCGTAGTTCTTGCGATATTAGGAATTATAGCAGCTATTGCAGTACCTAAATTTACAAAAGTACAAGATACAGCTAAAGAAAAAGCTGATATAGCAACTGCTGCAATGATAGAAAAAGCTGCTGAAACATATTTTATTTCAGAAACGAATCCATCTACTAGTATAACTATAGAACAACTTGTCACTAACGATTATTTAGATAAAACACCAATTGCTCAACAAAAAGGTAAAGAGTTTACACTGACAATAGATGATGATGGAGATGCTACTGTAACTATAACGGAAAAAAGTGAATAA
- a CDS encoding pilus assembly PilX N-terminal domain-containing protein: MIKKFLNNKKGSALIMVLMSLSVLSILGTAILSASVMNLKMKKIDMKSKQSFYIAESGLEEAYVVIEEVVEEAIDKGKKKVEDELEKRQSENLNEDGSVKDEDKLKEEMKNWFEEGYTEYINENIIKDLEHYSYIDDITVKIKDKDSITEFSKSNDEFEFVLESTSQKDKIEKKVESKFLIDIPEYDISYSNKKIETLKENALWTKALLSDKDIIVEGKNVKVKGNIYAYGDEINSNIKSKGIIVGYDGNLGSLNVDGRIVTGAYLQTGEDKSTIEVINNGEVFCNSLSIPNGNIGSNINIKGDVNTYDDIELNGKDANIKIDGSYYGFNDGRNESTVHDKSSGIVINNNDIGTDKSRITITGLGKGKSYDKNYKGTFIAGTSYIKLDNDEYYQTGESVSVKGNYKAYSQVYYDEDIYNEIKDMYENENNEYYEHYSGDIEENISSEDIDFDYFSPLVLVNKIDKAKSPLFKQRKSYLTAVSKVKKNDDVLNLGKGNIDIQNVNYSIGAYIQNDEIKDEGHQLESDSNFKKNQEEYDFYVNAMGDPQVDINDILNNDEDDTFEKKYIADMWNSGKKEETNKKEGYEEVIYINLKANKNYELTGGSKEVKKIKGIIITNKDVHISGEIDFEGTIITQGNIYIQGNENKNFTNTYTINKMNNFILNKISQDEEIRKMFKQTGDSIIKVICDLEGNSNQPTLSSIITVSEWKKTK, from the coding sequence ATGATAAAAAAATTTTTAAACAATAAAAAAGGGTCTGCCTTAATAATGGTATTAATGTCACTTTCGGTACTGAGTATTTTAGGCACTGCAATATTATCTGCAAGTGTTATGAATTTAAAAATGAAAAAAATAGATATGAAATCAAAACAGTCTTTTTATATAGCTGAATCAGGGCTTGAAGAAGCATATGTTGTTATAGAAGAGGTAGTAGAAGAAGCTATAGATAAAGGAAAGAAAAAAGTAGAAGATGAGCTTGAAAAAAGACAAAGCGAAAATTTAAATGAAGATGGTAGTGTAAAAGATGAAGATAAGTTAAAAGAAGAAATGAAAAATTGGTTTGAAGAAGGTTATACAGAATATATAAATGAGAATATTATAAAAGATTTAGAACATTATTCTTATATTGATGATATTACAGTAAAAATAAAAGATAAAGATTCAATAACTGAATTTAGTAAAAGTAACGATGAATTTGAATTTGTTTTAGAATCTACTTCTCAAAAAGATAAGATTGAAAAAAAAGTTGAAAGTAAGTTCTTAATAGATATACCTGAATACGATATTTCTTATTCAAATAAAAAAATTGAAACTTTAAAAGAAAATGCACTTTGGACAAAAGCCTTATTATCAGATAAAGACATAATAGTAGAAGGGAAAAATGTAAAAGTAAAAGGGAACATATATGCATATGGTGATGAAATAAATTCTAATATTAAAAGCAAAGGAATTATAGTAGGATATGACGGTAATTTAGGGAGTTTAAATGTAGATGGAAGAATAGTAACAGGAGCATACCTTCAAACTGGAGAAGATAAGTCTACTATAGAAGTAATAAATAATGGAGAAGTATTTTGTAATAGCTTGTCAATTCCTAACGGGAATATAGGATCTAATATAAATATAAAAGGTGATGTAAATACATATGATGATATAGAACTAAATGGAAAAGACGCGAATATAAAGATTGATGGTAGCTATTATGGATTTAATGATGGAAGAAATGAAAGTACAGTACATGATAAAAGCAGTGGTATAGTTATAAATAATAATGATATAGGTACTGATAAATCTAGGATAACAATAACAGGATTGGGAAAAGGAAAAAGTTATGATAAAAATTATAAAGGTACTTTTATCGCAGGAACATCATATATAAAGCTTGATAATGATGAATATTATCAAACTGGAGAAAGTGTATCTGTTAAAGGAAATTATAAAGCTTATTCACAAGTATATTATGATGAAGATATTTATAATGAGATTAAAGATATGTATGAAAATGAAAATAATGAATATTATGAACATTATAGTGGAGATATAGAAGAAAATATAAGTTCAGAAGATATAGATTTTGATTATTTTTCACCATTAGTTTTAGTTAATAAAATAGACAAAGCTAAATCTCCTTTGTTTAAACAAAGAAAAAGCTACTTAACAGCAGTAAGTAAAGTTAAAAAAAATGATGATGTTTTAAATCTGGGTAAAGGGAATATAGATATTCAAAATGTAAATTATAGCATTGGAGCATATATACAAAATGATGAGATAAAAGATGAAGGACATCAATTAGAGTCTGATTCTAATTTTAAAAAGAATCAAGAAGAATATGATTTTTATGTAAATGCAATGGGAGATCCACAAGTAGATATAAATGATATTCTTAATAATGATGAAGATGATACTTTTGAAAAAAAATATATAGCTGATATGTGGAATTCAGGTAAAAAAGAAGAGACGAATAAAAAAGAAGGTTATGAAGAAGTAATTTATATAAACTTAAAAGCAAATAAAAACTATGAGTTAACAGGTGGAAGCAAAGAAGTAAAAAAAATAAAAGGAATAATAATAACAAACAAAGATGTTCATATATCAGGAGAAATTGACTTTGAAGGAACTATAATTACACAAGGAAATATTTATATACAAGGAAATGAAAATAAAAATTTTACTAATACTTACACAATTAATAAGATGAATAATTTTATACTAAATAAAATATCTCAAGATGAAGAAATAAGAAAAATGTTTAAACAAACAGGTGATAGCATAATAAAAGTTATATGTGACTTAGAAGGAAATTCTAATCAACCTACGCTATCAAGTATTATAACAGTTTCTGAATGGAAAAAGACAAAATAA
- the pilM gene encoding type IV pilus assembly protein PilM, which yields MFNNKVLSIDIGNKNIKIVLGKQNKNNVIVEKAMVIETPPNSYKDGNILDIENLKSVINRYIQNENIKTKKTICTVQSTSIIKREITLPVAKKEEEMNTMVRFEIEQYLPIIFDDYVIEYKILETFIEEDIKKGRITVAALPKTIAEDYLKLIKELDLTPVALDMNSNSVSKLCESKVTINDENSSLDKTVVVIDIGHNYINLNMISNGILEFSRIIPVGSNEIDINIANMLNLSLEEAEKRKIENSNLNHENGLVSLEMLNDIVKDSVNTWIQEIRRLFRYYENIKRENKIEEIYLYGGGSDIKGLEDHFKKELNIEVIKIETMSNIKLGKEAQDTKLNQYLNCIGSIIRK from the coding sequence TTGTTTAATAACAAAGTTTTGTCTATAGATATAGGAAATAAAAATATAAAAATAGTCTTAGGAAAACAAAATAAAAATAATGTAATAGTTGAAAAAGCCATGGTGATAGAAACTCCTCCTAACTCGTATAAAGATGGAAATATATTAGATATAGAAAATTTAAAGTCGGTTATAAATAGATATATACAAAATGAAAATATAAAAACTAAAAAAACAATTTGTACAGTTCAGAGCACATCAATCATTAAAAGAGAAATAACACTACCTGTTGCTAAAAAAGAAGAAGAAATGAATACAATGGTAAGATTTGAAATAGAACAGTATTTACCGATTATATTTGATGATTATGTGATAGAGTACAAAATTTTAGAAACTTTTATTGAAGAAGATATAAAAAAAGGAAGAATAACTGTTGCTGCACTTCCTAAAACAATAGCAGAAGATTACTTGAAACTAATAAAAGAATTAGATTTAACTCCTGTAGCTTTAGATATGAATTCAAATTCAGTATCTAAATTATGTGAATCTAAGGTTACAATTAATGATGAAAATTCCAGTTTGGATAAAACTGTTGTTGTTATAGATATAGGACATAATTACATAAATTTAAATATGATTTCTAATGGCATATTAGAATTTAGTAGAATTATACCTGTTGGAAGTAATGAAATAGATATAAATATTGCAAATATGCTTAATCTATCTTTAGAAGAAGCTGAAAAGAGAAAAATAGAAAATTCTAATTTAAATCATGAAAATGGCCTTGTTTCATTAGAAATGTTAAATGATATAGTAAAAGACTCTGTTAATACTTGGATACAAGAAATTAGAAGACTATTTAGATATTATGAAAATATAAAAAGAGAAAATAAAATAGAAGAGATATACTTATATGGTGGAGGGTCAGATATTAAAGGGTTAGAAGATCACTTTAAAAAAGAATTAAATATTGAAGTTATAAAGATAGAAACAATGTCTAATATAAAACTTGGGAAAGAAGCACAAGATACAAAGCTGAATCAATATTTAAATTGTATAGGTTCAATTATACGAAAGTAG
- a CDS encoding PilN domain-containing protein → MRDFNFFSSYIDRNKKSKKNNILIILSITILIISMGGFTIYTNIKIKKLEEEKAKYEEYLNSEKVVKELEKVNEKKAKIEIMKKYYNAVNDINIEINEADKISTVLMDRIALKLPTDLFLKSMNINGLNINIQGVAMNRTCIGELEYNLKQLGIFDSVHVSNINKESDESENFTFALKCTLKGGEM, encoded by the coding sequence ATGAGAGATTTCAACTTTTTTTCATCATATATAGATCGAAATAAGAAATCAAAAAAAAATAATATACTAATAATTTTAAGTATAACGATACTAATTATATCTATGGGTGGATTTACAATATATACGAATATTAAAATCAAAAAGTTAGAAGAAGAAAAAGCAAAGTATGAAGAGTATTTAAATTCGGAAAAAGTAGTTAAAGAGTTAGAAAAAGTGAATGAGAAAAAAGCAAAAATAGAAATTATGAAAAAATATTATAATGCAGTAAATGATATTAATATAGAAATTAATGAAGCAGATAAAATTAGTACTGTTTTAATGGATAGAATAGCCTTAAAACTACCTACAGATTTATTCTTAAAATCTATGAATATAAATGGATTAAATATAAATATACAGGGAGTAGCAATGAATAGAACTTGTATAGGTGAGCTTGAATATAACTTAAAGCAATTAGGTATATTTGATTCTGTTCATGTATCAAATATAAATAAAGAATCAGATGAATCTGAGAATTTCACATTTGCCTTGAAGTGTACATTGAAAGGCGGTGAAATGTAG
- a CDS encoding PilW family protein: MIKCNKGLTLVELVVSLALLGIIIAPLSSFFVNTIKVNKNSENQMIANQLAQKYMEQLKFSKNIVFTDEEGELMEDKDYPNFRITQIVQEYEQNKKLVKITIKVKKKNSYNEVELVGLRKTD; the protein is encoded by the coding sequence ATGATTAAATGCAATAAAGGATTAACACTTGTTGAACTTGTTGTAAGTCTAGCCTTACTTGGAATTATTATTGCTCCATTATCTTCCTTTTTTGTGAATACAATAAAAGTAAATAAAAACTCAGAAAATCAAATGATTGCAAATCAATTGGCTCAAAAGTATATGGAACAGTTAAAATTCTCTAAAAACATAGTGTTTACAGATGAAGAGGGAGAATTAATGGAAGATAAAGATTATCCGAATTTTAGAATAACTCAAATAGTACAGGAGTATGAGCAAAATAAGAAACTTGTTAAGATTACAATAAAAGTTAAAAAGAAAAATAGTTATAATGAAGTTGAATTAGTAGGATTAAGAAAGACAGACTAG
- a CDS encoding GspE/PulE family protein: MEYKKIKLGEILISTGKITQEQLDKALEEQKSSKKKLGQILIDNNIITEQDIIEILEFQLGIPHINLENFVIDEEVPLLISESLARRYELIPIRKQRGRLMVAMVDPLNIFAIDDVKIATNMDVEPCICSRKDILNGIDKCYGKEVAEKAIEDFKKQYEVDNINDLDEEILNDINNAPVVRLVNSIIKQAVKAKASDIHIEPFEENVRMRFRVDGQLQEIMSSAKTTHSAIVTRIKIMGKMDIAEKRVPQDGRIEINIDGKEVDLRISVLPTVFGEKIVIRLLDRSSFLLSKSQLGFTQDNLERFDELVENPNGIILITGPTGSGKTTTLYTILRELNQIDKNIITVEDPVEYKLHGINQVQVNNKAGLTFANGLRSILRQDPDIIMIGEIRDAETAQIAARAAITGHLVISTMHTNDAPSTITRLMDMGIQPYLISASVVGAIAQRLVRKICTNCKKEYTPSEKEKEILNIGDETKLYSGEGCKQCYNTGYKGRTSIHEIMNISKNIRESIDNKEGIDRLRKIAVDEGMIILRDNCKELVLNGTTSFQEFMAVTYNNK; encoded by the coding sequence ATGGAATACAAAAAAATTAAATTAGGAGAAATTTTAATATCAACAGGAAAAATAACTCAAGAACAATTAGACAAAGCTTTGGAAGAACAGAAAAGTTCTAAAAAAAAATTAGGACAAATATTGATAGACAATAATATTATAACAGAACAAGATATCATAGAAATACTAGAGTTTCAATTGGGAATACCACATATTAATCTAGAAAATTTTGTAATAGATGAAGAAGTTCCGTTATTAATATCGGAAAGTTTAGCAAGAAGATATGAATTGATTCCAATAAGAAAACAAAGAGGTAGGCTTATGGTAGCTATGGTAGATCCTCTTAATATATTTGCAATAGATGATGTTAAAATAGCTACAAATATGGATGTTGAGCCTTGTATATGTTCAAGGAAGGATATATTAAATGGGATAGATAAATGTTACGGAAAAGAAGTAGCTGAAAAGGCAATAGAAGATTTTAAGAAACAATATGAAGTAGATAACATAAATGATTTAGATGAAGAAATATTAAATGACATAAATAATGCTCCTGTTGTTAGGCTTGTAAATTCTATAATAAAGCAGGCAGTAAAAGCTAAGGCAAGTGATATACATATTGAACCATTTGAAGAAAATGTTCGAATGAGATTCAGGGTAGATGGACAGCTTCAGGAAATTATGAGTTCAGCAAAGACCACTCATTCAGCAATAGTTACAAGAATTAAAATAATGGGGAAAATGGATATTGCAGAAAAAAGAGTTCCGCAGGATGGTAGAATAGAGATAAATATAGATGGAAAAGAAGTAGATCTTCGTATATCAGTACTACCGACTGTATTTGGAGAAAAAATAGTTATAAGACTTTTAGACAGAAGTTCATTTCTACTTTCAAAGAGTCAGTTAGGATTTACTCAGGATAATTTAGAAAGATTTGATGAATTGGTTGAAAATCCTAATGGGATTATATTAATTACTGGTCCTACAGGAAGTGGTAAAACTACTACATTATATACTATATTAAGGGAATTAAATCAAATAGATAAAAATATAATTACAGTAGAGGACCCTGTAGAATATAAGCTTCATGGTATAAATCAAGTTCAAGTAAATAATAAAGCAGGGTTAACTTTTGCAAATGGACTTAGATCAATACTTAGACAAGACCCGGACATTATAATGATAGGAGAAATAAGAGATGCAGAAACGGCTCAAATTGCAGCAAGAGCAGCGATAACAGGACATCTTGTTATAAGCACAATGCATACAAATGATGCTCCATCTACAATAACTAGACTTATGGATATGGGAATACAACCATACCTGATATCAGCATCTGTAGTTGGTGCTATAGCTCAAAGGCTTGTTAGAAAAATATGCACTAACTGCAAAAAAGAATATACTCCTAGCGAAAAGGAAAAAGAAATACTTAATATAGGAGATGAGACCAAGCTTTATAGCGGTGAAGGGTGTAAACAATGCTATAATACCGGATATAAAGGAAGAACTTCGATTCATGAAATAATGAATATCAGTAAAAACATAAGAGAATCAATAGATAATAAAGAAGGTATAGATAGATTAAGAAAAATAGCAGTAGATGAGGGGATGATTATTCTTAGGGATAATTGTAAAGAGCTTGTATTAAATGGAACGACTAGCTTCCAAGAATTTATGGCAGTTACATATAATAATAAATAG
- a CDS encoding DUF881 domain-containing protein — protein MKKSYIHILILSLILGIGVGIQLKNNYNVVEELSFFDKQIIDQVNRVKQENKKLTAKKEYLKNQLDILEENKIDDPLGKSMKENIDNLKMILGYKDVQGSGMIIKIDTEEEVNLGDLMERNSFFVRLINQIRRYGGESISINGQRVSQYSAIALAGSHINVNFTPIVQPYEIKVIGNSDILKKHINDRNEVIEYMKSYGLDIEIKLYDALIIEGMPREKELKFTNVY, from the coding sequence ATGAAAAAATCCTATATACATATATTGATACTTTCTTTGATTTTAGGAATAGGAGTTGGTATTCAATTAAAAAATAACTACAATGTAGTTGAAGAACTTTCTTTCTTTGATAAACAGATAATAGATCAGGTAAATAGAGTTAAACAGGAAAATAAAAAGTTAACAGCTAAGAAAGAGTACTTGAAAAATCAACTAGATATATTAGAGGAAAATAAAATAGATGACCCGCTGGGTAAAAGCATGAAAGAAAATATAGATAATCTTAAAATGATTTTAGGATATAAGGATGTTCAAGGTTCCGGCATGATAATAAAAATAGATACAGAAGAAGAGGTAAATTTAGGAGATTTGATGGAGAGAAACAGCTTTTTTGTTAGGTTAATCAATCAAATAAGAAGATATGGTGGAGAATCTATATCCATAAATGGTCAAAGAGTTAGTCAGTATAGTGCTATTGCGCTAGCAGGAAGCCATATAAATGTTAATTTTACTCCTATAGTTCAGCCATATGAAATAAAGGTTATAGGAAATTCTGATATTTTAAAAAAGCATATAAACGACAGAAATGAAGTTATAGAGTATATGAAAAGCTATGGACTAGATATAGAGATTAAGTTATATGATGCATTAATTATTGAAGGGATGCCAAGAGAAAAAGAGTTGAAGTTTACTAATGTTTACTAA